In one Mucilaginibacter sp. PAMB04168 genomic region, the following are encoded:
- the tsaE gene encoding tRNA (adenosine(37)-N6)-threonylcarbamoyltransferase complex ATPase subunit type 1 TsaE: MNRTLNSIAISALSELPIAAEALLQFAGSQKIFLFYGNMGAGKTTFIKTLCGQLGVMEAVTSPTFSIVNEYAGRDAQVYHFDFYRLKNQEEALDMGYEEYFYSGNYCLIEWPEKIPDLLPQHYIKVSIAVSNEQTREFSFESI; the protein is encoded by the coding sequence ATGAACCGGACGTTGAATAGCATAGCCATTAGCGCCCTATCTGAGTTACCCATTGCGGCCGAAGCCCTCTTACAATTTGCGGGCAGCCAGAAAATATTTTTGTTTTACGGCAATATGGGCGCTGGTAAAACTACCTTCATTAAAACGCTGTGCGGGCAACTGGGCGTTATGGAGGCGGTTACCAGTCCTACTTTTTCTATTGTGAACGAGTATGCCGGGCGCGACGCACAGGTTTATCACTTTGATTTTTACAGGCTTAAGAATCAAGAAGAAGCATTAGACATGGGTTATGAAGAGTACTTCTATTCGGGTAATTACTGCCTTATTGAGTGGCCTGAAAAGATACCAGATTTACTGCCGCAACATTACATTAAAGTAAGCATTGCGGTAAGTAATGAACAAACACGGGAGTTTAGCTTTGAAAGTATTTAA